CatggaaacaaaaaataaagtgtATAGCTGACTTGCATACTGAGTGGTTGGTGAGTTTTATTCCTCCTATTGTTACCTTAGCTTAAATATACAGGTCAAACTTTCAGATATGCTGCCttaaagaataaaaaataataataataataataaaaagccgCCCAATCCACACCTCAGTGACGATGCCAGTCGCGGGGGTCCGCTAGCAGCCGCCGGCGCGTCGTCTTTGGTGGCGGGCAGGTCGCTCCCCGCGGTGCCCTACCTAGCTGCTGGCCGGTGCTGGCATGTCGGTTCCCGGCCCTTCTTCCAGCGGTGACCATGCCCAGCGCCTCCCACAGCCAGGCTCCCTTCTCCGCGGGCAGCCAGCGCATGGGGCTGCTGGAGACTTCCGGCGGTGCGGCTTCTCGTCACTGCCGAGTGGGAAGCGGCTTGAGTCCGCTGCAGCGCCGCCCTCCTCGGTCGCCGAGGTtttggcgggcaggcgggtccGGTGCGTCCCGGATCCCCGGCGTCTCCTGCTCGCCTGCCGGAGGCCGAGCAGCAAGGTAAGTTTGGTGATAATTAATGCGGCCTGCGAACTTGCCGCTTGCTGCATGTTGAGCGCGCTTCTCTACCGGCAGGCAGCCTGTCGCTCATCCTGCTGGTCCCGGGTGTAGGAGGTCGAATTTCGGACCGCATTTTAAACCACGGAAGTTGTGGCAGCGTATTTGAAACAGCGAAAATAACAGAACTTAATATCGTACAGCAGAAATAAGAGGACTGAATATCACCGCTTGAATAATAACGATGCGAATAAAGCACATCGAATATTTTCAGCTGAATTTGTTCTTTTGAAATTTATTTTGAGGCGAAAATAAATGAACTGAATTCATGTGGCTGAATTATAAAGATGCACTTTATAAGCGGTATGTTTTGAGACTGAATTTTGGAAGCCGAATATTTTTCTATGAATGTTTAAGCAATTACGTTACCATCGAAATGTTTTCAGTTGAAATtttcaatgtttaaatgtatagacATATTGAATTGCAGCCCCTAAAAATTCAAAGCATCATTGATGAAATGCTTTttattcccatccatccatccatttcccaaaccgcttatcctattgggtcgcggggatgCTTTTTATTCGATAAGTGTAATTCAAAGTGTATTTTCGCATCGACTacttttgtcattaatttcaTACTCGGTCTTTGTCGGTCACGTGTCCGCACGTGACACGCCCCAATTCGCCATTTTGAGTGAATCGCGGGTGTAAACACATTCGGTTAACAAACTTAGTATTTCATATTGTTGTTTTTCTCCacgaaaatgtaatgttttatgtAATCAGTAATAAGCAACTTTCATTACCAGAACACACTAGTAATTTAGGTGTTTAAGAAAGGAAAAGAGTCAAGAACACCAGAAAAATGTCATTGCATGGACATAAACTTTATTGgtaatatttaaaatgaaatacaagTGGCAAGCAGAAGACAGGCTCGGTATACAATGAGTTTGTGCAGATCCTTCCAGACGACATGTGGAACGTTACTTGAAACTGTACTTGCAAATGTTTCTAAACTTAAACCATAGCTGCGCATTGGTTTGTCAgagcacagcacacagtgacagCCTTATTCAGCATTGTGGCTTATAATCCATGCATGggaatatacacatacatgcactgatAAACGGGTCATTACAGTTTTGCGGTTTACTGTTGCCTGTGAAAAGCATTCACTCTGGAACGCTAGTTTATCACGAACAGATTAACCCATTTCTGCTACCCTCTGTAGTGAGACTAGCTTGCTGTCGTAGGTTAACCAATGTGAAAATACCAACTTTAGAAGacaaaaaatgcatattcagtAATACTACTTAAACAAGAAACATCTTACTTGCCTTTATGAAAATGCAGAGAGCAAACACGCATTAAGGGAGATACCGTGTTCACAGTGATCTCCTTCCGTTACCTCCTCTACCTGCTGTCCACATCCTCTTTCCCAATTGAGAAACAGGAAAAATCTCACGATGTTCTCCACCTTTCTGCCGTTTCTACCATGTGACTTAGTATGACAACCTTTCACCCAGCACGAGTGTCCATCTTACCAAAGATAATGCCGGTGTTTTAAAACGTCCTACTTTATCAGAACATCCTACTGTAGTGTAAATTTGTAGTCATGTCTATCAATCCGTGCTACCTTATCAGAATATACTACCATATTATGTGTCCATCGTACATATCTATAAGTAGGACGTTCTGACAGCCAAATTAGCCtatcaatacatgcttcttGCTTGTATTTATATAGGTAGAACGTTCTGATAGTCAGATTAACCCAACAGaacatgctttcattcatttaatgataacacagatattATGAAACTTTAATggacaaaaaaacacattatattCTGATATATCAGATGTTCTGATGGCTGTATCTGGGTTATCAGAATACGCTACCTCTGGTTTATCACCATTAAAGTTCTTTAAGTAGTGATGATATGATCCACTTGGTAAAGCATATTGAGGGAAATTTATcccaataataaaacatatagtcATATTTCTCCGGATGTCTTTCAGTAGGGGGAAGGGTGATCTTCCAAAAAATATTACCAGTCTCAGGTAATGAGAGTCTGACAGCGTGTCACACCGGTTGCGTATGTTGGCAACCCAGCATTACAATCTTTTTTAACACAAAATCAGCATCCAGGATGTAAGTTATGAGCTGTGTTCCCAATTTTGAAATGCactgttaacactattcagacTGAAACAAGCTCACAGACTTGATGTATTTGCACCATTTGAAAGAAGTTATTCCATTAAAGACACTTTACAAAATGGTCATTAAAACCGCTCAACTTCGATTTTAATAATTAAACAAAGTTACTAGTTAACAtataataaacaaaatacattgttttttattctgatttaagtattcagaatttgggtagaaaaaaaatgtaagagtAAAGTGCATGTCAAAAATCTTCGGTGCTTTTCCTTAAAAACTATTTCAGTATGCATTTTGTTGCAGAAATAGTTTCCCTCATGTTGTGGCTCAAATTTAGCACGTTGAAAATGCGCCCATCTCTGGCCCAGGTCACACTGCACCTGGAAAGATTTAATTAGTCACAGTTAAAAGAAAACCAAAAGCAAATCCAATACTTTCACATGTATCATTTCAGCTATTAAATTCGAATGTTACTTAACTCCCAAAAGTAATCAAGTTTAATGTGAAAAGTTTACCATTTCAATGAAGGTCTCATCTTCattactgtcatgccctgctcgtcggctcctcctgtgtgccacgccccctgcctaaccacgtgtgtttcccggattgtacccagctgtgtctgattattttcaatcagtcctgtgtatttcagtccgtgtcttacccgagtccttcgtccgtcattgatgttgtcaatgtctgtttcccgtcctgctccggtttcccctaataaaaccccgttttccccgtatcccgcttgcctgtctgctccttacccgcacgatcgcccgtctgctacaccccgatcgtgacaattacATTCCAGCAGAGAGAAAATTATGTAatactctgctgcatttcctacGAAAAGATTCAGGTGAGGTAATGTACAGGTAATACATTTATTAAAACACATAATTCTCAAAGCCATTgaattcttatatatatatatatatatatacacacacacacacacacacacacacacacacacacacacacacagccttcatttgtttttgTTCCATCACAATAATAACTAacagtaatttcttctgttctccaaaaaaagTTACTAACATCTCACTGGATggttagatgaacaccgcttcagttcccaaacctctcctcagccattccatctaTTTGTAaagtttcaccaccagctcatttaATTCACTAATTTAGCTGGTTAAGAAAAGTCAGtgagatattgattagccataggaggtgTGTTACTGGTTAATTGAAAAAGTACATGGGggtattggatggttgctgcaaatactgtggTGACTTcaggagaggttctgaaatgactGAGCTGGCAAGCTTTCATGGACATGATATACTGAACTTCTACatgaacatgaagatcatttcaaCATCATTTTCCTTGATGGGCCAAGACTTTCACAAAGTACTATGTGTATATTAtacaagtctgtggattttaggagagtaaaacaaactgcagtggaaaCATTTACACAGTTGTTCACTGACAAAATGAATGAGTGCTTTAAAGGGCCAAACACCATGTTAGAACTGATCCTAAATTAAATACTATGTTAATACAAGTCTGCTCTAATCTGTAGTTTTCCTTAATATTCAATGGAATGTGAGAAACCATTTAATGtcagtgttaataaaaaaaaaaacataacactAACCTTTGTTACCATAATACTAACCTTTTGTCTTGAACCTTGACGCGTATCTCCGCAGATTTTGTCGTTGGGATTTATAATATCCCGGAGGATATTTTCCTGAAGACAGATAGTCAAAGATGTCACTCCACCTCTTTTCCATAACTAAAATATGCTTAGTTTTTTGCTTGTTAGAACATATACAAAACGTctaaaaatttatattttatgaaGTTTTACAAAACATTGACAAAGAATCAATCGATATATGCCTTAATTATAGTAAGCAAGCCGATTAAGGCCACATGCAGTGagttaatcctaaccctaacccagtaCCACCTTTTCTTGCAAAAATCACACAATTAGCATGCAATAGCCTCCTGAGACCCAAGGAGAAAAAGTGTCCTTTAATTTTAggttatttgtgattttctaTGTCTTAGAAGGGTATAAGACATCTTACAATATAGATTTtttctaatttatttttattttcacagcATGTCCTCTGTAGTGTACTACAGGAATAAATACATTTCCTTACATCAGTGAAAAGATAGATGCAATGGACATAAATGAATGGGTGGGGTCTCAGGAGATTACCAGGAGATTTTATTTTACTATTAAAAACAAGTAGTTGCGTCAACTATGTAAAAGGAATTAAGCTGTACTTGGGGATCTACTTGCCGTGCTCTCACTTAGCTGCTAATCATGGAAAAACACCTGGCGGTAGGAAGAATTTATGGGCGTGCAGCCACAAAAAACTGAAATGGCCATGGTAGGAGGGTTCGATAGGTAGGACGAAATGACAGAACACCGGACGCAAATGCTGTTTCCCAGGCTATGCAgttccacacacacgcacacgttgTGAGGACATTGTCTCCttataaggtaaggtatacctgatcacacacaaacacacacattggtgtacctatctaaatggggaccttccattcatttctatgtggaAAAAGAGACTCTAATCCTATTGATGGGACACATAACCCCcagccagccctaaccttaaccaaaattaaccaaagaaaatacaagacttttgaaatttttacttttttgattgcatttacagactttgtttttctttttatttatatacacacgtggacaaaattgttggtacccttcagtcaatgaaagaaaaactcacaatggtcacagaaataactttaatctgacaaaagtaataataaataaaaattctacgaaatttaactaataaaagtcagacattgatttttaaccatgcttcaacagaattaattaaaaaaaaaaactcatgaaacaggcctggacaaaaattatggtacccctagaaaagactgaaaataatgtgaccaaagggacatgttaatccaaggtgtgtccactaattagcatcacaggtgtctacaatcttgtaatcagtcagtggacctatatatagggccccaggtagtcactgtgttgtttggtgacatggtgtgtaccacactcaacatggaccagaggaagcgaaggaaagagttgtctcaggagattagaaagaaaattatagacaagcatgtcaaaggtaaaggctataagaccatctcgaagcagcttgatgttcctgtgactacagttgcacatGGACCGGCTGAGGCATAGAACCAGGGTGACATACTGGATGATTGTTACCGGGCAAACACACACCCAGTCATACACacaaggcaatttagagacacaaatTTACCTAAGTACACCTCTTTCCATCTTGGGAGTAAAACAGAGGATCCAGAGAAAATGCATGTAACACTTAAAAGTCATCTTTGAACCCCAACCCCCAAAGTTGTGATGTAACTTCCGTGTCCTGAGTCTCTGCACCGTCCATATCGAAGAATCACCCAACCATCAGTCTGTTTGCCCTGGGCAGAGTCACCTGGGGCCCGTgccaagcagcacagggcacaaggctggggtacatcctgggcaggatgcgagtccatcacaggtcatatacacacacactcatacactatgGGAAATTGCAGAAGCACCAATTAGCCTAACCAATGTCTGCAGGAAAACATTCATGCATACACCGAGCAGCAGGGGCATCGCTAGAGACTGTGGGCCCCATGaaggcatatcatattgggccccccacTCCAGACCAATCCAGCTATTCTCCAAATTTTTTAGGCCGCCTGTcatccaggggcccttggaatcatcctaactttCCCCCACCATTACGGCACCCCTGCCAAGCAGTGATGAGATTCAAAGCCCCAAACCCATCGGTGACAGACAACAGGGCCTCCAGCTAAGCCTCCATGACACCCTACTTTCAAGTCAATACATATTTAAAAGTGTTGAAGTTCAAATGACCGTGTGCTAATttcaattatattatattggGGTTAAAATGAACCCATATTAATTTCATCATCAGCGTTCCCCCTAGGCTTACAGCTattggagggagggggaggggggggggcagatggacaccggcaggattcatggtgttcatgtgtttcttttaatgacaccaGTTAAAAagcgcagatatttttgtctgtgtgCACGCGCGTTGGggcggaactccgccatgcgcgatacagagagcagatgaGAATTGTAAACACGCGaccatgtagagacaaaaatgacaagctgtcgcataaataagataaataacattaggctatttagtttgtttaataaaaggacaatgtatagacctgttctatagggaAGGAAACCTTAAATGACTTTTATTGTGATCTGCTGCTatgtagaaaataaaattaaatgaaattaacttgaccttcaaggtgggcGGGAGgtgacattggggggggggggggggcaggagcgaccccctaatataatggtaggggaaacactgatcaTATTAACACAATTAATGTTTAATTGAAGTTACTGAAAGCTATCAGCAGTGAAGGATTGCAAacaagcttttaagtaataacatGGATTGTATTGGTAGGATAAGGgataagacacacacacagagacaggtgttttttttttttttttttaaaccaatcagcATACTCTATACTGGCATGGAATATGAAATGACACATGCCTTATATGGATGGACCTCTGATGTCACTACGCACTAGAATTCCGGAACTTGTCAACGGAGATTTTGCTATATAAATAGCAGTTTgaccttcacatttcattcttaGAGACTCTCTCAAAGGAAGCATTAGTAGAAGAGAACTTTAGCTATCATTATTATGGGATTAAGCTGCACTAAGGCACAAGGCCCGAAACAGCAAAATGTTCAGGGCCCAAAGAAGTGCGGTTTCCTTAACTTTTTGAAAAAGATGAGAAAAAATACAAAGCGAGATACCGACAGGGATACGGTTGCCATGCCCGGCTCTGATGAAGGCAAGGATAAAGGAGAGCAGGAGATCTGCCCAGTGGCCATGCCCGGCTCTAAGGAAGCCAAGGATGAAGGAGAGCAGGAGAGCTGCCCAGTGGCCATGGCCGGCTCTGAGGAAGCCAAGGATaaaggagagcaggagagcTGCCCAGTGGCCATGGCCGGCTCTGAGGAAGCCAAGGATaaaggagagcaggagagcTGCCCAGTGGCCATGCCTGGCTCTGGGGAAGCCAAGGATGAAGGAGAGCAGGAGAGCTGCCCAGTGGCCATGCCTGGCTCTGAGGAAGCCAAGGATGAAGGAGAGCAGGAGAGCTGCCCAGTGGCCACGCCTGCCTCTGACGCGGGCAAtgaggagggagagaaggaaATGAGCCCAGTGGCCATGCCCGGCTCCGACGCATACATAAATTGTGAGCGGTTAAGACGACGCATCGTCAGGAGCCGATTGGGCAGGAGCGCAGAGCCTAAAAAAGAAGTGAAGCCACTGAGGTCTAAACACGACCGTAGGCAGAGTCAATCGGAAGGCGATTTAGGAAAGGAGCCGGAGCCGCAACCAAGGAGGCCCATGCGGCAATTCAATAGAAGGAGGCAAATGCCGACATGTACAAAATCGGACGGCGAAATGTACAGACCGACCACAGTCCGCCGTTGATGAGAGAGACGTGGAGGACGGAGACAACCAAGCAGCCTAACATATACCTATTAAATAAGTGTTGtattatataaaacaaaaaataaattgtaTAGCTGACGCACATGTTGAGTGGTTGGTGAGTTTTATTCCTCCTATTGTCATTTACTTTAGCCGAAACGTACAGGTCAGACTTTCAGATATGCCgtctttaaaaataataaaaattaatttagAAAGCCGCCCAGTCCCCACCTCAGTGACGATGCCAGTCGCGTCCCCTCGGTGCCCTGCCTAGCTGCTGGCCGGTGCTGGAATGTCG
The sequence above is a segment of the Brienomyrus brachyistius isolate T26 chromosome 12, BBRACH_0.4, whole genome shotgun sequence genome. Coding sequences within it:
- the LOC125705209 gene encoding uncharacterized protein LOC125705209, yielding MGLSCTKAQGPKQQNVQGPKKCGFLNFLKKMRKNTKRDTDRDTVAMPGSDEGKDKGEQEICPVAMPGSKEAKDKGEQEICPVAMPGSKEAKDKGEQEICPVAMPGSKEAKDEGEQESCPVAMAGSEEAKDKGEQESCPVAMAGSEEAKDKGEQESCPVAMPGSGEAKDEGEQESCPVAMPGSEEAKDEGEQESCPVATPASDAGNEEGEKEMSPVAMPGSDAYINSAGRCWNVGSRPAPTLLPRLNGTRLIFQR